Proteins co-encoded in one Streptomyces sp. JH34 genomic window:
- a CDS encoding class I SAM-dependent methyltransferase has product MSTTSLPASARAARLREALIAAAFTADGLLEQLGAPAYAALARSETVPALRATRGDSPLDTLVRLFLLQCPVPAAAAAAALPLAECVEDGWVAQEGDLVRATVDVRPYGGPEGQDWFIVSDLGCAVGGAGGIGSHEEGVVLGVGGASTTLAGITVRKPVTSALDLGTGSGIQALHAAQHATRVTATDVNPRALEFTRLTLALSGAAPADLREGSLFEPVGTETYDLIVSNPPFVISPGARLTYRDGGMGGDDLCRTLVQQAGERLREGGYAQFLANWQHVDGEEWQDRVRSWVPAGCDAWIVQREVQDVTQYAELWLRDSGDHRTDSAVYAERYEAWLDEFEARSTRAVGFGWITLRKSAAAAGNPSLVAEEWPHAVEQPLGSAVEAHFARQDYLREHDDAALLSAHFTLAEEVVQEQVGLPGAEDPEHVVLRQHRGMRRATKVDAVGAGFAGVCDGSLPAGRILDAIAQLMAEDPVLLRDRTPQAIRLLVEEGFLEPVR; this is encoded by the coding sequence GTGAGTACGACCAGCCTCCCCGCATCCGCCCGTGCCGCCCGGCTCCGCGAAGCCCTGATCGCCGCCGCGTTCACCGCCGATGGCCTCCTCGAGCAGCTCGGCGCGCCCGCGTATGCCGCGCTCGCCCGCAGCGAGACCGTCCCAGCTCTCCGGGCCACCCGCGGAGACTCGCCGCTCGACACGCTGGTGCGGCTGTTCCTGCTGCAGTGCCCCGTGCCGGCCGCCGCGGCCGCCGCGGCCCTCCCGTTGGCGGAGTGCGTCGAGGACGGGTGGGTGGCCCAGGAGGGCGACCTGGTCAGGGCCACCGTCGATGTCCGCCCCTACGGCGGGCCCGAAGGGCAGGACTGGTTCATCGTCTCCGACCTGGGCTGCGCCGTCGGCGGCGCCGGCGGCATCGGCTCGCACGAGGAAGGCGTCGTCCTGGGCGTCGGCGGGGCCTCCACCACGCTCGCCGGGATCACGGTGCGAAAGCCCGTCACCTCGGCGCTCGATCTCGGCACGGGTTCCGGTATCCAGGCCTTGCACGCCGCCCAGCACGCCACTCGGGTCACCGCCACGGACGTCAACCCGCGCGCTCTGGAATTCACCCGTCTGACTCTCGCTCTGTCCGGAGCGGCGCCCGCCGATCTGCGGGAGGGGTCCCTCTTCGAACCCGTCGGTACGGAGACGTACGACCTGATCGTGTCCAACCCGCCCTTCGTCATCTCACCGGGTGCCAGGCTGACGTACCGCGACGGCGGCATGGGTGGTGACGATCTGTGCCGGACTCTCGTGCAGCAGGCCGGGGAGCGTCTCCGCGAAGGCGGTTACGCCCAGTTCCTCGCCAACTGGCAGCACGTGGACGGCGAGGAATGGCAGGACCGGGTGCGCTCCTGGGTGCCCGCCGGCTGCGATGCGTGGATCGTGCAGCGCGAGGTGCAGGACGTCACCCAGTACGCCGAGCTGTGGCTGCGTGACAGCGGCGACCACCGCACCGATTCAGCCGTGTACGCCGAGCGTTACGAAGCCTGGCTGGACGAGTTCGAGGCCCGCAGCACCAGGGCCGTCGGCTTCGGGTGGATCACGCTCCGGAAGTCCGCGGCCGCCGCAGGGAATCCGTCACTCGTTGCCGAGGAGTGGCCGCACGCGGTGGAACAGCCCCTCGGATCCGCCGTGGAGGCCCATTTCGCACGGCAGGACTATCTGCGTGAGCACGACGACGCGGCCCTGCTCTCCGCGCACTTCACCCTTGCCGAGGAGGTCGTGCAGGAGCAGGTGGGGCTGCCGGGCGCCGAGGACCCCGAGCATGTGGTGCTGCGTCAGCACCGCGGAATGCGCCGGGCGACCAAGGTCGATGCCGTCGGGGCTGGGTTCGCGGGTGTGTGCGACGGTTCGCTGCCGGCGGGCAGGATCCTGGACGCCATCGCCCAGCTGATGGCCGAGGACCCGGTGCTGCTCCGCGACCGCACCCCGCAGGCGATCCGACTGCTGGTGGAGGAAGGCTTCCTGGAGCCCGTGCGGTGA
- a CDS encoding STAS domain-containing protein, producing the protein MDLSLSTRNVSGPGGDRTVVEVGGEIDVYTAPKLREQLVELVNDGSYHLVVDMEGVDFLDSTGLGVLVGGLKRVRAHEGSLRLVCNQERILKIFRITGLTKVFPIHTTVDEAVAATD; encoded by the coding sequence GTGGACCTGTCCCTGTCGACTCGCAATGTGTCCGGGCCTGGTGGCGACCGTACGGTCGTCGAGGTCGGTGGCGAGATTGATGTGTATACCGCGCCCAAGCTGCGCGAGCAGTTGGTCGAGTTGGTGAATGACGGCAGCTACCACTTGGTTGTCGACATGGAAGGCGTCGACTTCCTCGACTCCACCGGCCTCGGCGTGCTCGTGGGCGGCTTGAAGCGTGTTCGGGCCCATGAGGGCTCGCTGCGCCTGGTGTGCAACCAGGAGCGCATTCTCAAGATTTTCCGGATCACAGGCCTGACCAAGGTGTTTCCGATTCACACCACGGTCGACGAGGCTGTCGCGGCCACCGACTGA
- a CDS encoding TadE family type IV pilus minor pilin yields MRSSEGARGRGSGDRGAVTAEAAMALTVLVAFVFALVWALVAAADQIRCVDAARAGARAAARSEPDAAVRSAAREAAPDRAQVAVERAGELWRVRVEAPTPGPGPLALTLSAEAVAMAEDGVGAEDSVGAKP; encoded by the coding sequence GTGCGAAGTTCTGAGGGGGCGCGCGGGCGCGGGAGCGGAGACCGGGGCGCGGTGACGGCGGAGGCCGCGATGGCCCTCACCGTGCTTGTGGCGTTCGTTTTCGCTCTGGTCTGGGCGCTGGTGGCCGCGGCGGACCAGATCCGCTGTGTGGATGCAGCGCGCGCCGGAGCGCGGGCGGCGGCCCGGTCCGAGCCTGACGCCGCGGTGCGGTCCGCGGCGCGGGAGGCGGCGCCTGACAGGGCCCAGGTCGCCGTGGAGCGTGCAGGGGAGCTGTGGCGGGTCCGGGTGGAGGCGCCGACGCCGGGGCCGGGACCGCTGGCTCTGACCCTGAGCGCTGAGGCGGTCGCCATGGCGGAGGACGGCGTGGGGGCGGAGGACAGCGTGGGGGCGAAACCGTGA
- a CDS encoding small secreted protein, which yields MNKKLAAALSGGAVLVLTLSGCSDDSDNKVNDWAKKVCDQVQPQLQKIANANAAIQQQTADNSKPADVQKTDSAAFQQISQAYKALGTAVESAGAPPVDGGETTQKEAVKELNASSVAYASLKTKVDALDTKDQAKFADGLKGIADELNKISTNGDQALKKLQSGEVGSAMAKQKGCQKPTASAPPASAPSAPASESASPSASASEKA from the coding sequence GTGAACAAGAAGCTTGCAGCCGCACTGTCCGGCGGTGCGGTACTCGTACTGACGCTGTCGGGCTGCAGCGACGACAGCGACAACAAGGTGAACGACTGGGCGAAGAAGGTCTGTGACCAGGTTCAGCCCCAGTTGCAGAAGATCGCGAACGCCAACGCCGCGATCCAGCAGCAGACCGCCGACAACAGCAAGCCCGCCGACGTCCAGAAGACCGACTCGGCCGCCTTCCAGCAGATCTCGCAGGCGTACAAGGCACTGGGCACGGCCGTGGAGTCGGCGGGCGCGCCGCCCGTGGACGGCGGGGAGACCACGCAGAAGGAGGCCGTGAAGGAGCTCAACGCCTCCTCCGTGGCCTACGCGAGCCTGAAGACGAAGGTCGATGCGCTCGACACGAAGGACCAGGCGAAGTTCGCCGATGGTCTCAAGGGCATCGCCGACGAGCTGAACAAGATCAGCACCAACGGCGACCAGGCGCTGAAGAAGCTCCAGTCCGGCGAGGTCGGCTCCGCGATGGCGAAGCAGAAGGGGTGCCAGAAGCCCACGGCCTCTGCGCCTCCCGCCTCCGCTCCGTCCGCCCCGGCGTCGGAGTCCGCCTCGCCGTCGGCCTCGGCGAGCGAGAAGGCGTAG
- a CDS encoding ATP-binding protein: protein MPTVELRFSAQPEHVRTARLVAAAVARRAGVDEAVLDEVRLAVGEACSRAVGLHRSHDIAAPVTVVLTEDEKAFSIEVGDGHLTPGSGTSASGVPGAGGPGVPETDADSEDEMGLAVISGLVDDVEVRTGADGGVIRMTWPTTPAVVLP from the coding sequence ATGCCAACCGTTGAACTCCGCTTCAGCGCTCAGCCCGAACACGTCAGGACGGCCCGCCTCGTGGCAGCCGCGGTGGCGCGCCGGGCCGGCGTCGACGAGGCGGTGCTCGACGAAGTCAGACTCGCCGTCGGCGAGGCGTGCAGCCGTGCCGTAGGGCTGCATCGGAGCCATGACATCGCCGCCCCCGTCACGGTCGTTCTGACCGAGGACGAGAAGGCGTTCTCCATCGAGGTCGGTGACGGGCATCTCACCCCTGGAAGCGGCACCTCGGCGTCGGGAGTGCCCGGCGCCGGAGGTCCAGGCGTCCCGGAGACGGATGCCGACAGCGAGGACGAGATGGGCCTCGCCGTCATCAGCGGACTGGTCGACGACGTGGAAGTCCGTACGGGTGCCGACGGCGGCGTGATCCGCATGACCTGGCCGACAACTCCGGCTGTCGTGCTTCCCTGA
- a CDS encoding sodium-translocating pyrophosphatase, whose amino-acid sequence MAEFFNTPLAELTHVSVPSGRSAPLAAAVLTDGNRLIVVFIAVVALAALVVARLLARQVLAAGEGTARMKEIAAAVQEGANAYLARQLRTVGIFAVVVFFLLLLLPADNWSQRAGRSLFFLVGALFSAATGYIGMRLAVRSNVRVAAAAREATPAQGEPEKDLTAVSHKAMKIAFRTGGVVGMITVGLGLLGASCVVLVYAADAPKVLEGFGLGAALIAMFMRVGGGIFTKAADVGADLVGKVEQGIPEDDPRNAATIADNVGDNVGDCAGMAADLFESYAVTLVAALILGKAAFGDAGLAFPLIVPAIGVVTAMIGIFAVAPRRADRSGMSAINRGFFVSAVISLVLVAVAVLVHLPSSYAGLRGVTDDAITSHGGDPRVLALVAVAIGIVLAALIQQLTGYFTETTRRPVRDIGKSSLTGPATVVLAGISLGLESAVYTALLIGLGVYGAFLLGGTSIMLALFAVALAGTGLLTTVGVIVAMDTFGPVSDNAQGIAEMSGDVTGAGAQVLTDLDAVGNTTKAITKGIAIATAVLAAAALFGSYRDAIATAVDDVGARAGELGLSLDISQPNNMVGLILGAAVVFLFSGLAINAVSRSAGAVVHEVRRQFREHPGIMDRTEKPEYGRVVDICTKDALRELATPGLLAVLAPIAVGFTLGVGALGSYLAGAIATGTLMAVFLANSGGAWDNAKKLVEDGHHGGKGSEAHAATVIGDTIGDPFKDTAGPAINPLLKVMNLVALLIAPAVVQFSYGDDASAGVRTLVAVIAVVVIIGAVYVSKRRGITVGDSGGQTGDGGGADGPAGATGPAALS is encoded by the coding sequence ATGGCGGAGTTCTTCAACACCCCACTGGCAGAACTGACGCACGTGTCCGTACCTTCCGGCCGGTCAGCCCCACTCGCAGCCGCAGTACTCACCGATGGGAACCGGCTGATCGTCGTCTTCATCGCGGTCGTCGCCCTTGCCGCGCTGGTGGTGGCCCGGTTGCTGGCGCGCCAGGTGCTGGCCGCCGGAGAAGGCACCGCACGAATGAAAGAGATCGCGGCCGCCGTCCAGGAAGGCGCCAACGCCTATCTGGCACGGCAGCTGCGTACCGTCGGAATTTTCGCCGTGGTCGTGTTCTTCCTGCTTCTGCTGCTTCCGGCCGACAACTGGTCGCAGCGCGCCGGGCGCTCGCTGTTCTTCCTGGTGGGGGCGCTTTTCTCGGCAGCCACCGGGTACATCGGTATGAGGCTCGCCGTCCGAAGTAATGTGCGCGTGGCCGCCGCCGCGCGGGAAGCGACTCCCGCGCAGGGCGAACCTGAGAAAGACCTCACCGCTGTTTCGCACAAAGCGATGAAGATCGCTTTTCGTACGGGTGGCGTAGTCGGCATGATCACGGTGGGCCTCGGCCTGCTCGGTGCGTCCTGCGTGGTGCTCGTCTACGCCGCGGACGCACCCAAGGTGCTGGAGGGCTTCGGTCTCGGTGCCGCATTGATCGCCATGTTCATGAGGGTCGGCGGCGGCATCTTCACCAAGGCCGCCGATGTGGGCGCCGACCTCGTGGGCAAGGTGGAGCAAGGCATCCCCGAGGACGATCCGCGCAACGCCGCCACCATCGCCGACAACGTGGGTGACAACGTCGGTGACTGCGCGGGCATGGCCGCAGACCTCTTCGAGTCGTACGCCGTGACGCTCGTGGCCGCACTCATTCTGGGCAAGGCCGCCTTCGGGGACGCGGGGCTCGCCTTCCCGCTGATCGTGCCGGCGATCGGGGTGGTCACGGCGATGATCGGGATCTTCGCCGTGGCTCCCAGGCGCGCCGACCGCAGCGGGATGAGCGCCATCAACCGCGGATTCTTCGTGTCCGCGGTGATCTCCCTCGTCCTCGTGGCAGTGGCCGTCCTCGTCCATCTGCCGTCCTCCTATGCCGGGCTGCGCGGTGTCACGGACGACGCCATCACCTCGCACGGCGGTGACCCGCGCGTCCTCGCGCTGGTCGCCGTGGCCATCGGGATCGTGCTCGCCGCTCTGATCCAGCAGCTCACGGGCTACTTCACCGAGACCACCCGGCGTCCCGTGCGGGACATCGGGAAGTCCTCGCTGACCGGTCCGGCGACCGTCGTGCTCGCGGGCATCTCCCTCGGCCTGGAGTCCGCGGTCTACACAGCTCTCCTGATCGGTCTAGGCGTCTACGGCGCGTTCCTGCTCGGCGGCACGTCGATCATGCTCGCGCTCTTCGCGGTGGCCCTGGCGGGAACCGGCCTGCTCACCACCGTGGGCGTCATCGTCGCGATGGACACCTTCGGTCCGGTCTCCGACAACGCCCAGGGAATCGCCGAGATGTCCGGAGACGTCACGGGCGCGGGAGCTCAGGTCCTCACGGACCTCGACGCCGTCGGGAACACCACCAAGGCCATCACCAAGGGCATCGCGATCGCCACGGCGGTCCTGGCGGCGGCCGCCCTCTTCGGCTCCTACCGGGACGCGATCGCCACCGCCGTCGACGACGTGGGTGCCAGGGCGGGGGAGCTGGGGCTGAGCCTGGACATCTCCCAGCCGAACAACATGGTCGGCCTGATCCTCGGAGCCGCCGTCGTCTTCCTCTTCTCCGGGCTGGCCATCAACGCGGTCTCCCGGTCGGCGGGAGCCGTGGTTCACGAGGTGCGCCGGCAGTTCCGGGAGCACCCCGGGATCATGGACCGCACGGAGAAGCCCGAGTACGGACGCGTGGTCGACATCTGCACCAAGGATGCGCTGCGCGAGCTGGCCACGCCGGGTCTGCTCGCTGTCCTCGCCCCCATCGCGGTGGGATTCACCCTGGGGGTCGGGGCGCTCGGCTCGTATCTCGCGGGTGCCATTGCCACGGGAACCCTGATGGCGGTCTTCCTCGCCAACTCCGGTGGCGCGTGGGACAACGCCAAGAAGCTCGTCGAGGACGGTCACCACGGGGGGAAGGGGAGCGAGGCCCATGCCGCGACAGTCATCGGTGACACGATCGGCGACCCGTTCAAGGACACGGCGGGCCCGGCCATCAACCCGCTGCTCAAGGTGATGAATCTCGTGGCGCTGCTGATCGCCCCCGCGGTGGTGCAGTTCAGTTACGGCGACGATGCCAGCGCGGGCGTGAGGACCTTGGTCGCCGTCATCGCCGTCGTGGTCATCATCGGCGCCGTCTACGTGTCCAAGCGGCGGGGAATCACCGTGGGTGACAGCGGCGGTCAGACCGGTGACGGGGGTGGTGCTGACGGTCCTGCCGGGGCCACCGGCCCGGCGGCTCTCTCGTGA
- a CDS encoding DEAD/DEAH box helicase, with the protein MAFNHLPAAMHDALGPLSVTPVTHSMPMAKNHRPSRPPGNTGSRPSPAVVLDRLAAAAGRAARITHTEHLPPRAGTHATWPDRIRPEVISAIGRAGIDHPWTHQAAAAEHALDGESVVIATGTASGKSLAYLAPVLSTLLDGSHAPNGRGTTALYLAPTKALAADQRRAVKALATPLGSAIRPAVYDGDTPVEEREWVRQYANYVLTNPDMLHRGILPSHPRWASFLRALRFVVIDECHTYRGVFGSHVAQVLRRLRRLCARYGSDPVFLLASATSAQPSVAAGRLTGLPVKEVADDASPRGEMVFALWEPPLTDLHGEKGAPVRRTATAETADLLTDLTVQGVRSVAFVRSRRGAELICVIAKERLAEVDRSLPGRVAAYRGGYLPEERRALERALHSGDLLGLAATSALELGIDVSGLDAVVIAGYPGTRASLWQQAGRAGRSGQGALAVLVARDDPLDTFLVHHPEALFDQPVESTVLDPDNPYVLAPHLCAAAAEIPLTEADIALFGPAVPELLPQLEAAKLLRRRTTGWHWTRRERAADLTDIRGGGGRPVQIVETGTGRLLGTVDEAAAHTSVHEGAVHLHQGRTYLVRTLDLEDSVALVEEAVPPYSTNARDTTAISVLETDTEIPWGDGRLCFGSVEVTNQVVSFLRRRLITGEVLGETKLDLPPRTLRTRAVWWTVTEDQLDAARISPEILGGALHAAEHASIGMLPLFATCDRWDIGGVSVPLHPDTLLPTVFVYDGHPGGAGFAERAFHTARTWLAATRQAIASCECDAGCPSCIQSPKCGNGNEPLHKRGAVRLLTELLRTAPPGPGEVRPADGAEDARPGDAD; encoded by the coding sequence ATGGCATTCAATCACTTACCAGCAGCCATGCACGACGCCTTGGGGCCATTGTCCGTCACGCCAGTGACACACTCGATGCCGATGGCCAAGAATCACCGCCCCAGTCGACCACCCGGGAACACAGGCTCGCGCCCCTCTCCCGCAGTGGTTCTCGACCGGCTCGCCGCAGCGGCGGGCCGGGCAGCGCGCATCACTCATACGGAGCACTTGCCCCCGCGTGCGGGAACCCATGCCACCTGGCCTGATCGCATCCGGCCAGAAGTGATTTCTGCAATCGGCCGGGCCGGAATCGACCATCCGTGGACCCACCAGGCCGCCGCGGCCGAACACGCACTGGACGGCGAGTCCGTCGTGATCGCCACCGGAACGGCGTCCGGGAAGTCGCTCGCCTACCTCGCTCCGGTACTGAGTACCCTCCTCGACGGCTCCCATGCCCCGAACGGCCGTGGCACCACCGCCCTGTACCTGGCGCCCACCAAGGCTCTCGCCGCCGACCAGCGCCGCGCGGTGAAGGCTCTCGCGACGCCCCTCGGCTCCGCGATCCGGCCGGCGGTCTACGACGGGGACACGCCGGTCGAAGAACGCGAATGGGTGCGTCAGTACGCCAATTACGTCCTGACGAACCCCGACATGCTGCACAGGGGCATCCTCCCGTCCCACCCCCGGTGGGCCTCGTTCCTGCGTGCTCTCCGCTTCGTCGTGATCGACGAGTGCCACACCTACCGGGGCGTATTCGGCTCCCACGTCGCCCAGGTGCTGCGCCGCCTTCGCCGTCTATGCGCGCGCTACGGATCCGATCCCGTCTTCCTCCTGGCCTCCGCCACCTCGGCACAGCCGTCCGTCGCCGCGGGCCGCCTCACGGGCCTGCCCGTCAAGGAGGTCGCCGACGACGCCTCGCCCAGGGGAGAGATGGTCTTCGCCCTGTGGGAGCCGCCACTGACCGACCTGCACGGCGAGAAGGGGGCTCCGGTACGCCGTACGGCCACCGCCGAGACCGCCGACCTCCTGACCGACCTGACCGTCCAGGGCGTGCGCTCGGTCGCCTTCGTACGCTCCCGGCGGGGCGCCGAACTCATCTGCGTCATCGCCAAGGAGCGGCTCGCCGAGGTGGACCGCTCACTGCCCGGGCGCGTCGCCGCCTACCGAGGCGGTTACCTGCCCGAGGAACGCCGGGCACTGGAAAGAGCACTGCACTCCGGGGACCTGCTCGGACTGGCCGCCACGTCCGCCCTGGAACTCGGCATCGACGTCTCGGGGCTGGACGCCGTCGTCATCGCCGGCTATCCGGGCACCCGCGCCTCCCTCTGGCAGCAGGCGGGGCGAGCCGGACGCTCGGGACAGGGTGCCCTCGCCGTCCTCGTGGCGCGGGACGACCCGCTCGACACCTTCCTCGTCCACCATCCCGAGGCGCTGTTCGACCAGCCCGTGGAGTCGACCGTCCTGGACCCGGACAACCCCTACGTCCTCGCCCCGCACCTGTGCGCCGCTGCCGCCGAGATCCCCCTCACGGAAGCCGACATCGCGCTCTTCGGTCCCGCTGTGCCCGAGCTTCTGCCACAGCTGGAGGCCGCGAAACTGCTGCGCAGGCGGACGACGGGCTGGCACTGGACGCGCCGTGAACGCGCAGCCGACCTCACCGACATCCGAGGCGGGGGCGGCCGTCCGGTCCAGATCGTCGAGACGGGCACCGGCCGACTGCTGGGAACCGTTGACGAAGCAGCCGCGCACACCTCAGTCCACGAGGGCGCCGTCCACCTCCACCAGGGCCGGACCTACCTGGTCCGAACCCTCGATCTGGAGGACTCGGTGGCCTTGGTGGAGGAAGCCGTCCCTCCCTACTCCACCAACGCCCGCGACACGACGGCGATCTCCGTGCTGGAAACCGACACCGAGATCCCGTGGGGTGACGGACGGCTCTGCTTCGGCTCCGTCGAGGTAACCAACCAGGTCGTCTCCTTCCTGCGCCGCAGGCTGATCACCGGAGAGGTCCTGGGCGAGACCAAACTCGACCTGCCGCCGCGCACCCTGCGTACCCGCGCCGTGTGGTGGACGGTCACCGAGGACCAGCTGGACGCCGCCCGGATCAGCCCGGAGATCCTCGGAGGCGCCCTGCACGCAGCGGAACACGCATCCATCGGGATGCTGCCGCTCTTCGCCACCTGCGACCGCTGGGACATCGGTGGTGTCTCCGTTCCCCTGCACCCCGACACGCTCCTTCCCACGGTGTTCGTCTACGACGGCCACCCCGGTGGCGCCGGTTTCGCGGAGCGCGCCTTCCACACGGCACGCACCTGGCTCGCCGCTACGCGTCAGGCCATCGCGTCCTGCGAGTGCGATGCGGGCTGCCCGTCCTGCATCCAGTCCCCCAAGTGCGGCAACGGCAACGAACCTCTGCACAAACGGGGCGCGGTACGTCTCCTGACCGAACTACTCAGGACGGCGCCGCCGGGACCCGGGGAGGTACGCCCGGCCGACGGCGCGGAGGACGCGCGACCTGGCGACGCCGACTGA
- a CDS encoding DUF4244 domain-containing protein — MGGKFMERSLRALRRAWVARFGRRARCWGPDRGMTTSEYAVGTIAACAFAAVLYKVVTSGAVLSALQSLIKDALGAKF, encoded by the coding sequence ATGGGCGGGAAATTCATGGAACGGTCTCTTAGGGCTCTGCGTCGTGCATGGGTGGCACGGTTCGGAAGGCGTGCCCGTTGCTGGGGCCCCGACCGGGGGATGACGACGTCCGAGTACGCGGTGGGGACCATCGCGGCCTGCGCGTTCGCGGCTGTGCTTTACAAGGTGGTCACCAGCGGGGCGGTGCTGTCCGCGCTGCAGTCACTGATCAAGGACGCCCTCGGTGCGAAGTTCTGA